One Mycolicibacterium sarraceniae genomic window carries:
- a CDS encoding 3'(2'),5'-bisphosphate nucleotidase CysQ yields MSDHELAADLATQAGTLLLDVRAELVDASGAERKASGDKRSHEFLMEALAAQRPDDAVLSEEGADDPVRLRSSRVWIVDPLDGTREFSELDREDWAVHVALWQDGQLSAGAVALPAQNVTLATPSVPAPPPAPAAPRIVVSRTRPPAVALQVRDALGGVLVEMGSAGAKVAAVVQGLADIYVHAGGQYEWDSAAPVAVARAAGLHTSRIDGSPLQYNRPDPKLPDVVVCRPEYAEAVLAAIAAG; encoded by the coding sequence GTGAGCGATCACGAACTCGCCGCCGATCTCGCCACCCAGGCGGGCACGCTGCTGCTGGACGTCCGCGCAGAGCTGGTCGACGCGTCCGGTGCGGAGCGAAAAGCGTCTGGCGACAAACGGTCTCACGAGTTCCTGATGGAGGCGCTGGCCGCGCAGCGGCCCGACGATGCGGTGCTCTCCGAGGAGGGTGCCGACGACCCGGTCCGGCTGCGCAGTAGCCGGGTATGGATTGTCGATCCGCTCGACGGCACCCGTGAGTTCTCCGAGCTCGACCGCGAGGACTGGGCCGTGCATGTGGCGTTGTGGCAGGACGGCCAACTGAGCGCCGGCGCGGTCGCGCTGCCTGCCCAGAACGTCACCCTGGCCACGCCGTCGGTGCCGGCACCGCCGCCCGCACCGGCCGCCCCGCGCATCGTCGTGTCACGGACTCGACCGCCCGCCGTCGCCCTCCAGGTTCGGGACGCCCTGGGCGGTGTGCTTGTCGAAATGGGCTCTGCCGGAGCGAAAGTCGCGGCAGTGGTCCAGGGCCTGGCGGATATCTACGTGCACGCCGGCGGACAGTATGAATGGGATTCGGCCGCCCCGGTGGCCGTCGCCCGTGCGGCGGGGCTGCACACGTCGCGCATCGACGGATCTCCTCTCCAATACAACCGGCCGGACCCGAAGCTTCCCGACGTGGTGGTGTGCCGGCCCGAATACGCCGAGGCGGTGCTGGCGGCAATTGCTGCCGGCTAG